A portion of the Cryptomeria japonica chromosome 5, Sugi_1.0, whole genome shotgun sequence genome contains these proteins:
- the LOC131066236 gene encoding glutamate receptor 3.6-like has protein sequence MRFSGYSVDQAVQKETVNVGMIVDSTSCLGKRAKTAIKLAVENVNSQSKILNGTEFFLHLQEAQTPLETISAGVDLLDNEVVALIQTQTSEATTFVSDLGEAAKIPILSLSISSPALSSPNRDSHILFVWCIVISFR, from the exons ATGCGTTTTAGTGGTTACAGTGTAGATCAGGCGGTTCAAAAAGAGACAGTAAATGTAGGGATGATAGTAGATTCCACTTCCTGCTTGGGAAAGAGAGCAAAGACTGCTATAAAGTTAGCAGTGGAAAATGTGAACAGTCAGTCTAAAATACTCAACGGCACTGAATTTTTTCTTCACCTTCAAGAGGCACAAACTCCACTTGAAACCATTTCCGCTG GTGTTGATCTTTTGGACAACGAAGTGGTGGCATTAATACAAACACAAACATCTGAGGCCACGACATTTGTATCAGATCTTGGAGAGGCAGCCAAAATACCAATCCTGTCATTGTCTATCTCAAGTCCCGCGCTCTCCTCTCCAAACAGAGATTCCCATATTTTGTTCGTATGGTGCATAGTGATCTCATTCAGATGA